One window from the genome of Mycolicibacterium gadium encodes:
- the argJ gene encoding bifunctional glutamate N-acetyltransferase/amino-acid acetyltransferase ArgJ: MTELSDTARLIRTQGVTAPAGFRATGIAAGIKASGALDLALVFNEGPDHAAAAVFTRNKVKAAPVLWSQQVLTTGRLRAVVLNSGGANACTGPLGFQDTHATAEAVAAALSDWGTETGAIEVAVCSTGLIGDRLPMDKVLAGVTEVVHEMAGGLTGGEEAARAIMTTDAVPKQVALHHSDNWTVGGMAKGAGMLAPSLATMLCVITTDAVASSDALDQALRKATAMTFDRLDVDGSCSTNDTVLLLASGASEIAPSQSDLDDAVLRVCDDLCAQLQADAEGVTKRIVVTVTGAESEEDALTAARVVARDSLVKTALFGSDPNWGRVLAAVGMAPVVLDVDRISVSFNGFAVCVDGVGAPGARDVDLSGEEIDVTIDLGVGNDRASIRTTDLSHGYVEENSAYSS, translated from the coding sequence GTGACCGAGCTATCCGACACCGCGCGGCTCATCCGCACTCAGGGTGTCACCGCCCCCGCCGGCTTCCGGGCCACCGGAATCGCCGCGGGCATCAAGGCTTCCGGCGCGCTCGACCTCGCGCTGGTCTTCAACGAGGGACCCGACCACGCCGCCGCAGCCGTGTTCACCCGCAACAAGGTGAAGGCCGCGCCGGTGCTGTGGTCGCAGCAGGTGCTCACCACCGGGCGGCTGCGTGCCGTCGTGCTGAATTCCGGCGGCGCGAACGCCTGCACCGGGCCGCTGGGCTTTCAGGACACTCACGCCACCGCAGAGGCCGTCGCCGCGGCGCTTTCCGACTGGGGCACCGAGACCGGGGCGATCGAGGTCGCCGTGTGTTCCACCGGGCTCATCGGCGACCGGCTGCCGATGGACAAGGTGCTGGCGGGCGTCACCGAGGTCGTCCATGAGATGGCCGGCGGGCTGACCGGCGGCGAAGAGGCCGCACGGGCCATCATGACCACCGACGCGGTGCCGAAACAGGTTGCGCTGCACCATAGTGACAATTGGACGGTGGGTGGGATGGCCAAGGGCGCAGGGATGCTGGCGCCGTCGCTGGCGACCATGTTGTGCGTCATCACCACCGACGCCGTCGCCAGTTCGGATGCCCTCGATCAGGCGCTACGCAAGGCGACCGCCATGACATTCGACCGGCTCGATGTCGACGGCAGCTGTTCCACCAACGACACGGTTCTGCTGCTTGCCTCCGGCGCCAGCGAGATCGCCCCCAGCCAAAGCGATCTCGACGACGCGGTCCTGAGGGTCTGCGACGACCTGTGCGCACAACTGCAGGCCGACGCCGAAGGGGTCACCAAACGCATCGTCGTCACCGTGACAGGAGCCGAGTCCGAAGAGGATGCTCTGACGGCGGCCCGCGTGGTGGCTCGCGACAGCCTCGTCAAGACGGCGCTCTTCGGGTCCGATCCCAACTGGGGCCGCGTACTGGCCGCGGTGGGGATGGCGCCGGTCGTGCTGGACGTCGATCGGATCAGCGTGTCGTTCAACGGCTTTGCCGTGTGCGTTGACGGCGTCGGAGCACCAGGTGCCCGTGACGTGGACCTGTCCGGCGAAGAGATCGACGTCACCATCGATCTGGGCGTCGGCAATGACCGGGCGTCGATCCGGACGACCGACCTGTCCCACGGATACGTCGAAGAGAACTCGGCCTACAGCTCATGA
- the argB gene encoding acetylglutamate kinase → MTLATPVKAQILAAALPWLKQLHDKIVVVKYGGNAMTDDTLKTAFADDMVFLRNCGIHPVVVHGGGPQISAMLKKLGIAGDFKGGFRVTTPEVLDVARMVLFGQVGRELVNLINAHGPYAVGVTGEDAHLFTAVRRDVTVDGVATDIGLVGDVEKVDADSLLDLIDAGRIPVVSTIAPDAEGVVHNINADTAAAALAEALGAEKLVVLTDVEGLYTDWPDRGSLVSEIDTAALTQLLPKLEAGMVPKIEACLRAVSGGVPSAHVIDGRVEHCVLAELFTDEGTGTKVVSA, encoded by the coding sequence ATGACACTCGCGACGCCCGTCAAGGCGCAGATACTCGCCGCCGCCCTGCCGTGGCTCAAGCAGTTGCACGACAAGATCGTGGTGGTGAAGTACGGCGGCAACGCGATGACCGATGACACCCTCAAGACCGCGTTCGCCGACGACATGGTGTTCCTGCGCAATTGCGGCATCCATCCCGTCGTCGTCCACGGCGGCGGTCCGCAGATCAGTGCGATGCTCAAAAAGCTCGGTATCGCAGGTGATTTCAAGGGCGGATTCCGCGTCACCACACCCGAGGTGCTCGACGTGGCCCGGATGGTGCTGTTCGGACAGGTCGGCCGCGAACTGGTGAACCTGATCAATGCACACGGTCCGTACGCCGTGGGCGTGACAGGCGAAGACGCGCATCTTTTCACCGCCGTGCGGCGCGACGTGACCGTCGACGGGGTGGCGACCGACATCGGCCTCGTCGGTGACGTCGAAAAGGTGGACGCGGATTCGCTGCTCGATCTCATCGACGCAGGCCGCATCCCGGTGGTCTCGACGATCGCACCCGATGCCGAAGGCGTGGTGCACAACATCAACGCCGACACCGCGGCGGCCGCGCTGGCGGAGGCGCTGGGAGCTGAGAAGCTGGTGGTGCTCACCGACGTGGAGGGCCTCTACACCGACTGGCCCGATCGCGGTTCGCTGGTCAGTGAGATCGACACGGCCGCATTGACTCAGCTGCTACCCAAACTGGAAGCCGGCATGGTGCCCAAGATCGAGGCCTGCCTACGTGCCGTATCGGGCGGTGTGCCGAGCGCACACGTCATCGATGGCCGCGTCGAGCACTGTGTGCTGGCTGAGCTATTCACCGATGAGGGGACGGGGACCAAGGTGGTGAGCGCATGA
- a CDS encoding acetylornithine transaminase, with amino-acid sequence MTLAQRWEAVMMDNYGTPPLTLVSGDGAVVTDADGRSYLDLVGGIAVNILGHRHPAVIEAVTRQLNTLGHTSNLYATEPGIALAEALVGLLGVDDARVFFCNSGTEANEVAFKISRLTGRTKLVAAQGAFHGRTMGSLALTGQPSKQEPFAPLPGDVTHVPYGDVEALDAAVDDQTAAVFLEPIMGEGGVVTPPAGYLVAAREITAAHGALLVLDEVQTGMGRTGAFFAHQHDGITPDVVTLAKGLGGGLPIGACIATGEAAGLLTPGMHGSTFGGNPVCTAAALAVLRVLADDDLVGRSGVLGKSLHHGIESLGHPAIDHVRGRGLMLGVVLTSEVAKPVEVAAREAGFLVNAPAANVIRLVPPLILTDAQVDDFLGALPGVLDTAAGSAR; translated from the coding sequence ATGACCCTCGCGCAGCGCTGGGAAGCCGTGATGATGGACAACTACGGAACGCCGCCGCTGACTTTGGTCAGCGGAGACGGTGCCGTGGTGACCGACGCGGACGGCAGGTCATATCTCGACTTGGTGGGCGGTATCGCGGTCAACATCCTCGGTCATCGGCATCCCGCCGTCATCGAGGCCGTCACCCGCCAGCTCAACACGCTGGGGCACACGTCGAATCTCTATGCCACCGAGCCCGGCATCGCACTGGCCGAAGCGTTGGTCGGACTGCTGGGTGTCGACGATGCGCGGGTGTTCTTCTGCAACTCCGGCACTGAGGCCAACGAGGTTGCGTTCAAGATCTCGCGGCTCACCGGGCGCACGAAACTCGTTGCCGCACAGGGCGCATTCCATGGCCGGACGATGGGATCGCTGGCTTTGACCGGCCAGCCGTCGAAGCAGGAGCCGTTCGCTCCGCTGCCCGGCGACGTCACCCATGTGCCGTACGGCGACGTCGAAGCGCTCGACGCCGCGGTCGACGACCAGACGGCGGCAGTGTTCCTCGAGCCGATCATGGGCGAGGGCGGCGTCGTGACTCCACCCGCCGGATACCTGGTGGCCGCCCGGGAGATCACCGCGGCACACGGCGCGCTGCTGGTGCTCGACGAGGTGCAGACCGGAATGGGCCGCACCGGAGCATTTTTCGCGCATCAGCACGACGGCATCACGCCCGACGTCGTCACGCTCGCGAAGGGTCTTGGTGGCGGACTGCCGATCGGCGCCTGCATCGCGACCGGTGAGGCCGCCGGGCTGCTGACCCCGGGCATGCACGGCAGCACGTTCGGCGGCAATCCGGTCTGCACGGCGGCGGCACTGGCGGTGTTGCGGGTGCTGGCCGACGACGACCTTGTCGGGCGCTCAGGTGTTCTCGGCAAGTCGCTGCACCACGGAATCGAGTCGCTTGGGCATCCGGCCATCGACCATGTGCGTGGTCGCGGGCTCATGCTCGGCGTCGTCCTCACCTCCGAGGTGGCCAAGCCGGTCGAGGTCGCGGCACGGGAGGCCGGGTTCCTCGTCAACGCCCCCGCCGCGAACGTGATCCGACTCGTCCCACCGCTGATCCTCACCGACGCGCAGGTCGACGACTTCCTCGGTGCGCTTCCCGGTGTGCTCGACACAGCCGCGGGGTCTGCGCGATGA
- the argF gene encoding ornithine carbamoyltransferase codes for MIRHFLRDDDLTPDEQAEVLALAAELKKAPFSRRPLEGPRGVAVIFDKNSTRTRFSFEMGIAQLGGHAVVVDGRSTQLGRDETLEDTGRVLSRYVEAIVWRTFGQDRLTTMASGASVPIVNALSDEFHPCQVLADLQTLDERVGTLNGLRLTYLGDGANNMAHSLMLGGVTAGVHVTVAAPAGFEPDPRFVTAANERAADTGASVTVTADPEAAADGADVLVTDTWTSMGQENDGLDRVGPFRPFQINTGLVERAKPNVIVLHCLPAHRGDEITDDVIDGVHSAVWDEAENRLHAQKALLVWLMERSGD; via the coding sequence ATGATCCGCCACTTCCTTCGCGACGACGACCTCACACCCGACGAGCAGGCCGAGGTGCTGGCGCTGGCCGCGGAGCTGAAGAAGGCGCCATTCAGCCGGCGCCCGCTCGAGGGTCCGCGCGGCGTCGCGGTGATCTTCGACAAGAACTCGACGCGCACGCGGTTCTCGTTCGAGATGGGCATCGCTCAACTCGGCGGTCACGCGGTGGTGGTCGACGGCCGCAGCACGCAGCTCGGTCGCGACGAGACACTGGAGGACACCGGGCGGGTCCTGTCACGGTATGTCGAGGCGATCGTCTGGCGCACATTCGGACAGGATCGGTTGACCACCATGGCTTCTGGGGCGTCGGTGCCGATCGTCAATGCGCTGTCCGACGAGTTCCACCCCTGCCAGGTGCTGGCCGATCTACAGACGCTCGACGAACGCGTGGGCACCCTGAACGGTCTGCGGCTGACCTATCTAGGCGACGGTGCCAACAACATGGCTCACTCGTTGATGCTGGGCGGGGTCACCGCAGGCGTCCACGTCACCGTCGCCGCTCCAGCCGGTTTCGAGCCGGACCCGCGATTTGTCACGGCCGCCAACGAACGGGCCGCCGACACCGGCGCCTCGGTGACGGTGACGGCCGATCCGGAGGCCGCCGCCGACGGTGCCGACGTGCTCGTCACCGACACGTGGACGTCGATGGGTCAGGAGAACGACGGCCTGGACCGGGTGGGACCGTTTCGACCCTTCCAGATCAACACCGGTCTCGTCGAACGTGCGAAGCCGAATGTGATTGTTCTGCACTGCCTTCCGGCGCACCGTGGAGACGAGATCACCGATGACGTGATCGATGGCGTGCACAGCGCGGTGTGGGATGAAGCCGAGAACCGGCTGCACGCCCAGAAGGCCCTGCTGGTTTGGTTGATGGAGCGGTCGGGTGACTAG
- a CDS encoding arginine repressor: protein MTSAATRAGRQARIVSILSSQSIHSQSELASILADEGIDVTQATLSRDLEELGAVKLRGADGGVGVYVVPEDGSPVRGISGGTERMSRLLADLLVSTDASANLAVLRTPPGAAHYLASAMDRAALPYVVGTVAGDDTILVIAREPMTGAELAAKLESIQHRGD, encoded by the coding sequence GTGACTAGCGCCGCTACCCGCGCAGGTCGGCAGGCTCGCATCGTGTCGATCCTGTCGTCGCAGTCGATCCACAGCCAGAGTGAGCTGGCGTCGATACTCGCCGACGAAGGGATCGACGTCACCCAGGCGACGCTGTCACGGGACCTGGAGGAACTCGGTGCGGTCAAGCTGCGCGGCGCCGACGGTGGCGTCGGGGTGTACGTCGTGCCCGAGGACGGCAGCCCGGTTCGCGGCATCTCCGGTGGCACCGAACGGATGTCGCGACTGCTCGCCGATCTGTTGGTCTCCACGGATGCCAGCGCCAACCTCGCGGTGCTGCGAACGCCGCCGGGAGCCGCGCACTACCTTGCCAGCGCGATGGATCGCGCTGCGCTGCCGTACGTTGTGGGCACAGTGGCCGGCGACGACACCATCTTGGTGATCGCACGTGAGCCGATGACCGGTGCCGAACTCGCGGCGAAGCTTGAAAGCATTCAACACAGAGGAGATTAG
- a CDS encoding argininosuccinate synthase: MSKPGSERVILAYSGGLDTSVAISWIGKETGKEVVAVAIDLGQGGEDMEVVRQRAIDCGAVEAVVVDARDEFAEQYCLPAIQSNALYMDRYPLVSALSRPLIVKHLVAAAREHGGGIVAHGCTGKGNDQVRFEVGFASLAPDLEVLAPVRDYAWTREKAIAFAEENAIPINVTKRSPFSIDQNVWGRAVETGFLEHLWNAPTKDVYDYTEDPTVNWNTPDEVIVGFERGVPVSIDGRDVSVLQAIEELNHRAGEQGVGRLDVVEDRLVGIKSREIYEAPGAMVLITAHTELEHVTLERELGRFKRGTDRKWGELVYDGLWYSPLKAALEAFVAKTQEHVSGEIRMVLHGGHIAVNGRRSAESLYDFNLATYDEGDTFDQSSAKGFVHVHGLSSKISAQRDLAGR; this comes from the coding sequence ATGTCGAAACCGGGGTCCGAGCGCGTCATCCTGGCGTATTCCGGTGGTCTGGACACCTCGGTCGCGATCAGCTGGATCGGCAAGGAGACCGGCAAAGAGGTGGTTGCTGTGGCCATCGACCTGGGCCAGGGCGGCGAGGACATGGAGGTGGTCCGGCAGCGGGCCATCGACTGCGGCGCGGTCGAGGCGGTCGTCGTCGACGCCAGGGACGAATTCGCCGAGCAGTACTGTCTTCCCGCGATCCAGTCCAATGCGCTGTACATGGACCGCTACCCGCTGGTGTCGGCACTGAGCCGCCCTCTGATCGTCAAGCATCTCGTGGCGGCCGCACGCGAGCACGGCGGAGGTATCGTCGCGCACGGCTGCACCGGCAAGGGCAACGACCAGGTGCGCTTCGAGGTGGGATTCGCCTCGCTGGCACCGGATCTCGAGGTGCTCGCCCCGGTCCGCGACTATGCCTGGACCCGGGAGAAAGCCATCGCGTTCGCCGAGGAGAACGCCATCCCGATCAACGTCACCAAGCGCTCGCCGTTCTCGATCGACCAGAACGTCTGGGGCCGCGCCGTGGAGACCGGCTTCCTCGAGCACCTGTGGAACGCGCCGACCAAGGACGTCTACGACTACACCGAGGACCCTACGGTCAACTGGAACACGCCCGACGAGGTCATCGTCGGATTCGAACGCGGCGTTCCGGTTTCGATCGACGGCCGCGACGTCAGCGTGCTGCAGGCCATCGAGGAACTGAACCACCGCGCAGGTGAGCAGGGCGTCGGCCGGCTCGACGTCGTCGAGGACCGCTTGGTCGGCATCAAGAGCCGGGAGATCTACGAAGCCCCGGGTGCGATGGTCCTGATCACCGCGCACACCGAACTCGAGCACGTCACGCTGGAGCGCGAACTGGGACGGTTCAAGCGCGGCACCGACCGCAAGTGGGGGGAGCTGGTGTACGACGGTCTCTGGTACTCGCCGTTGAAGGCGGCGCTCGAGGCGTTCGTCGCCAAGACCCAGGAGCATGTGTCCGGCGAGATCCGGATGGTGTTGCACGGCGGGCACATTGCGGTCAATGGGCGGCGCAGTGCCGAGTCGCTGTACGACTTCAACCTCGCGACCTACGACGAGGGCGACACCTTCGACCAGTCGTCGGCCAAGGGCTTCGTGCACGTGCATGGACTGTCGTCGAAGATCTCCGCGCAACGGGACCTGGCAGGCCGGTAG
- the argH gene encoding argininosuccinate lyase, giving the protein MSTNEGSLWGGRFADGPSDALAALSKSTHFDWVLAPYDIAASKAHARVLFRAGLLTEEQRDGLLVGLDNLASDVADGSFGPLVTDEDVHGALERGLIDRVGEELGGRLRAGRSRNDQVATQFRMWLRDAVRRVADGALEVVSALATQAAAHPTAIMPGKTHLQSAQPILLAHHLLAHAHPLLRDVDRIADFDKRAAVSPYGSGALAGSSLGLDPDAIAEELGFDAAADNSVDATASRDFAAEAAFVFSMIAVDLSRLAEDIILWSTTEFGYVTLHDSWSTGSSIMPQKKNPDIAELARGKSGRLIGNLTGLLATLKAQPLAYNRDLQEDKEPVFDSVLQLELLLPAMAGLVATLRFDVDRMAELAPLGYTLATDVAEWLVQRGVPFRVAHEAAGAAVRAAEARGVGLEDLEDVELTGIHPELTPRVREVLTIDGSVNSRDARGGTAPIQVAKQLGAVRATSDRLRLRLRR; this is encoded by the coding sequence ATGAGCACCAACGAGGGCTCACTGTGGGGCGGCCGGTTTGCCGACGGTCCATCGGACGCCCTTGCGGCGCTGAGCAAGTCGACGCACTTCGACTGGGTGCTGGCGCCCTATGACATCGCGGCGTCGAAGGCGCATGCGCGTGTGCTCTTCCGGGCCGGGCTGCTCACCGAGGAGCAGCGCGACGGCCTGCTCGTCGGCCTGGACAACCTGGCCTCCGATGTCGCTGACGGCAGCTTCGGACCGCTGGTGACCGACGAAGACGTCCACGGTGCCCTGGAGCGTGGCCTCATCGACCGGGTCGGCGAGGAACTGGGCGGTCGGCTGCGCGCGGGACGTTCGCGAAACGATCAGGTGGCCACCCAGTTCCGGATGTGGCTGCGCGACGCAGTCAGGCGCGTCGCCGACGGGGCGCTCGAGGTGGTTTCGGCGCTGGCGACTCAAGCCGCGGCGCATCCGACGGCGATCATGCCGGGAAAGACGCATCTGCAGTCGGCACAGCCGATCCTGTTGGCGCATCATCTGCTCGCGCACGCACATCCGCTGCTGCGCGACGTCGACCGCATCGCCGACTTCGACAAGCGGGCCGCCGTGTCGCCGTACGGATCGGGTGCCCTGGCCGGATCGTCGCTCGGGCTGGATCCCGACGCGATCGCCGAGGAACTCGGCTTCGACGCGGCGGCCGACAATTCCGTCGACGCCACGGCGTCGCGTGATTTCGCCGCCGAGGCGGCGTTCGTGTTCTCGATGATCGCCGTCGACCTGTCGCGCCTCGCCGAAGATATCATCCTATGGAGCACAACCGAATTCGGTTACGTGACGCTGCACGACTCCTGGTCCACGGGCAGCTCGATCATGCCTCAGAAGAAGAACCCGGACATCGCAGAGCTGGCCCGCGGCAAATCGGGCCGCCTGATCGGCAACCTCACCGGGCTGTTGGCGACCCTGAAAGCGCAGCCGCTGGCGTACAACCGGGATCTGCAGGAGGACAAGGAGCCGGTGTTCGACTCCGTTCTCCAACTCGAACTGCTGTTGCCTGCCATGGCGGGCCTGGTCGCGACGCTACGGTTCGACGTCGACCGGATGGCCGAACTGGCCCCGCTCGGCTACACGCTGGCCACCGACGTCGCCGAATGGCTGGTGCAGCGGGGAGTGCCGTTCCGGGTGGCGCACGAGGCCGCAGGCGCCGCCGTACGTGCCGCCGAAGCTCGCGGCGTCGGCCTCGAGGATCTCGAGGACGTCGAGCTGACGGGCATTCACCCGGAGCTGACACCTCGGGTTCGCGAGGTGCTCACCATCGACGGGTCGGTGAATTCCCGGGACGCCAGGGGAGGCACCGCGCCCATCCAGGTCGCCAAACAGCTCGGTGCCGTCCGCGCGACGAGCGACCGGCTGCGGCTGCGGCTGCGGCGTTAG
- a CDS encoding ABC-F family ATP-binding cassette domain-containing protein, with protein MANLINVERASVGYGTRTLLDAVSLGVDDGDAIGVVGRNGDGKSTLLQVLTGTRAPDSGRVTHTSGLSVGYLRQSDDFSGATIRDVIVGGRPDHVWAAESRTRDVVSRLLSDVDLDREVGGLSGGERRRVTLATELIAGHDVIVLDEPTNHLDVEVIGWLADHLKARRAKALVVVSHDRWFLDAVCTKTWEVHDGTVDAYDGGYAAYVLARAERARLAAGVEARRQNLMRKELAWLRRGPPARTSKPKFRIQAANDLIANEPEPRDSLALQRFATARLGKDVFDLHRVRLEAGDKVILDKLDWSIGPGARIGLVGVNGTGKTTVLKLLAGELTPTAGTFKQGKTLKIGYLSQALIELDPTDRVLDAVERSRRSTELAGGREVSASSLLEDFGFTGDKLTTRLGDLSGGERRRFQFLRLLLDEPNVLLLDEPTNDLDIDTLTVIEDYLDGWPGTLIVVTHDRYFLERVSDVTYALTGGGRCDLLPGGVEQYLSERAAAVSPEPVRTESQRNESASARERRAGKEMARIQGQLAKLDERIVAVHESMAEAAADHVRAGELNAELQEMLARKESLEEAWLAAAAADD; from the coding sequence ATGGCGAATCTGATCAATGTGGAACGCGCGAGCGTCGGGTACGGCACCCGCACGCTGCTCGACGCCGTCAGCCTCGGAGTCGACGACGGCGACGCGATCGGGGTCGTGGGACGCAACGGCGACGGCAAGTCGACGCTGCTGCAGGTACTGACGGGCACCCGTGCGCCCGACTCCGGCCGGGTGACCCACACCTCGGGGCTGTCGGTGGGGTACCTGCGCCAGAGCGACGACTTCAGCGGCGCGACCATCAGGGACGTGATCGTCGGCGGCCGGCCCGACCATGTCTGGGCCGCCGAATCTCGCACCCGCGACGTCGTGTCCCGTCTGCTCTCGGACGTCGACCTGGACCGCGAGGTCGGCGGGCTGTCCGGCGGTGAGCGGCGACGGGTGACGTTGGCGACCGAACTCATCGCCGGTCACGACGTCATCGTGCTCGACGAGCCGACGAACCATCTGGACGTCGAGGTCATCGGTTGGCTGGCGGATCATTTGAAGGCGCGACGCGCCAAGGCGTTGGTGGTGGTGAGCCACGACCGGTGGTTCCTCGACGCGGTGTGCACCAAGACGTGGGAGGTGCACGACGGCACCGTCGACGCCTACGACGGCGGATACGCGGCGTATGTGCTGGCTCGCGCCGAGCGTGCGCGGTTGGCCGCCGGGGTCGAGGCGCGTCGCCAGAATCTGATGCGCAAGGAGCTGGCGTGGTTGCGGCGGGGTCCGCCGGCGCGGACATCGAAGCCGAAGTTCCGCATCCAGGCGGCCAACGACCTCATCGCGAACGAACCGGAGCCGCGGGATTCCCTTGCTCTGCAACGCTTTGCGACCGCCAGACTGGGTAAGGACGTCTTCGATCTGCACCGTGTGCGCCTCGAGGCCGGCGACAAAGTGATTCTCGACAAGCTGGACTGGTCCATCGGGCCTGGCGCGCGCATCGGTCTCGTCGGCGTGAACGGCACCGGTAAGACGACCGTGCTGAAGCTCTTGGCCGGCGAGCTCACCCCCACCGCCGGCACCTTCAAGCAGGGAAAGACACTCAAGATCGGCTACCTGAGTCAGGCCCTGATCGAGTTGGACCCCACCGACCGCGTGCTCGATGCGGTCGAAAGGTCACGCCGTTCTACGGAACTGGCGGGTGGCCGGGAGGTCAGTGCGTCGTCACTGCTCGAGGACTTCGGGTTCACCGGAGACAAGTTGACGACGCGGTTGGGGGACCTGTCGGGCGGCGAGCGGCGGCGGTTCCAGTTCCTGCGGTTGCTGCTCGACGAGCCCAACGTGCTGCTGCTCGACGAGCCCACCAACGATTTGGACATCGACACCCTGACCGTGATCGAGGACTATCTCGACGGCTGGCCGGGGACGCTGATCGTCGTGACGCACGATAGGTACTTTCTCGAGCGGGTCTCCGATGTCACGTACGCGCTGACCGGCGGTGGACGGTGTGATCTGCTGCCCGGCGGTGTCGAGCAGTACCTCTCGGAGCGGGCGGCCGCGGTCTCCCCCGAACCGGTGCGCACCGAATCGCAGCGCAATGAATCGGCGTCGGCGCGGGAACGGCGGGCGGGCAAGGAGATGGCGCGCATCCAGGGTCAACTCGCCAAGCTCGACGAGCGGATCGTCGCGGTGCACGAATCGATGGCCGAGGCGGCCGCCGATCACGTGCGGGCCGGTGAACTCAATGCCGAGTTGCAGGAAATGCTGGCGCGCAAGGAATCTCTCGAAGAGGCTTGGCTGGCCGCCGCCGCCGCCGACGACTAA